A part of Anabas testudineus chromosome 9, fAnaTes1.2, whole genome shotgun sequence genomic DNA contains:
- the LOC113150157 gene encoding neurogenic locus notch homolog protein 1 isoform X1, whose translation MHIFFVKLTLLLSLIGPTRGLRCSMLTEACLNQGKCEASPDGNGQCRCQDGFLGNRCQFIDPCKNLPCMNGGTCRAESRGNTVGYKCRCPPGWSGKQCNQPDPCGSNPCANGGQCSNTDSQFVCTCTQFFYGKTCRQDVNECDANPSPCKNGGLCINEVGGYRCQCPQEYTGKHCESRYLPCNPSPCLNGGTCIQKGETSYECSCVPGFTGKNCNHNIDDCPGHECQNGGTCVDGVNTYNCQCRPEFTGQLCTEDVDECQLMPNACQNGGTCHNTYGSYQCVCVNGWTGDDCSENIDDCASAACHQGSTCHDRVASFYCECPHGRTGLLCQLDDACISNPCQRGSNCDTNPVSGNHLCTCPSGYVGASCDQDVDECSLGSNPCEHAGKCINTKGSFQCKCQQGYVGPRCELDINECKSNPCKNEATCLDQIGNFHCICMPGYEGKLCEIDTDECASSPCLNNGKCIDKINSFHCQCPTGFTGNLCQIDIDECASTPCKNGAKCTDGPNKYTCECTEGYTGRHCETDINECYSNPCHYGTCIDGLASFSCNCRLGYTGRLCETNIDECLSQPCRNGGTCQDRENAYICICPKGTTGINCEINIDDCKSNPCDYGTCIDKINGYECSCEPGYTGTMCNINIDECAINPCHNGGTCIDGINRFTCLCPDGYYDATCFSQANECLSNPCIHGHCDDKINGYKCLCDSGWSGKNCDINNNECESNPCMNGGTCKDMTSGYVCTCRMGFTGPNCQTNINECASNPCLNQGTCIDDVAGYKCNCILPYTGENCETLMAPCVSNPCKHRGVCQESDDYLSFSCICPEGWQGQTCEVDIKECVKNPCRNGATCQNTLGSYQCSCKPGFSGRNCETNINDCQPNPCSNGGLCKDEVNGFLCTCPAGFRGTKCEEDINECESNPCKNGANCTDCVNSYTCTCPPGFSGIHCENNTPDCTESSCFNGGTCVDGINTFTCLCPPGFTGIYCQHDINECDSKPCLNGGTCHDSYGTYKCTCPHGYTGLNCQNLVRWCDSFPCKNGGTCWQSDTTYTCKCETGWTGHYCDVPSVSCEVAAKQRGVDVAHLCRNSGQCLDAGNVHYCHCQAGYTGSYCEEQVDECTPNPCQNGATCTDFLGGYTCKCMPGYMGTNCSDEINECFSQPCQNGGTCIDLINTYKCSCPRGTQGVHCEINIDDCNPFTDPVTKEPKCFNKGTCVDRVGGYHCICPAGYVGERCEGDVNECLSNPCDPVGTYSCIQLTNNYRCECRTGYTGQRCETVFDGCKGKPCRNGGTCAVASNTPHGFICKCPPGFTGSTCESDAQACGSLHCRNGGTCISSHKSPKCLCPPSFTGPECQHPTNSPCNSNPCYNGGTCEYTSEAPYYQCVCPSNFNGHGCHILDYNFQGGFGRDILPPRDVEEPCTIPKCEEFKHNKFCDVLCNNHACGWDNGDCSLNFDDPWKNCSASLQCWRYFNDGKCDSQCDNAGCLFDGFDCQKLEGQCNPLYDQYCKDHYADGHCDQGCNNAECEWDGLDCASNMPEKLALGQLVIVVHITPEQLLNNSFGFLRELSRVLRTNVLFRKDTKGQMMVYPYYGNEHELKKYNVKRSVGSWSDVSSKVLNVVKRSLYNVAGGSRRVKRELDHLQIKGSVVYLEVDNRQCFQQSTECFQNTNDAAAFLGALASSDKLDIPYKIEAVYSGTDVPEVWGHTIYLVLGGVGILVLLGVGMVAARKRRHEHGRLWLPEGFKPTETSKKKRREPVGEDSVGLKPLKNISDISLMDDTQNEWGEDEPSDAKRFRQFDEQAILEVDNQTDHRQWTQQHLDAADLRIPSIAPTPPQGEIENDCMDVNVRGPDGFTPLMIASCSGGGLETGNSEEEEDASANVINDFIYQGANLHNQTDRTGETALHLAARYARSDAAKRLLEASADANIQDNMGRTPLHAAVAADAQGVFQILIRNRATDLDARMHDGTTPLILAARLAVEGMVEELINCHADVNATDDFGKSALHWAAAVNNVEAAIVLLKKGANKDMQNNKEETPLFLAAREGSYETAKVLLDHFANREISDHMDRLPRDIAQERMHHDIVRLMDEYNLVQSPPMHGGSLGTTLSPPLCSPNGYLGGMKQPPPQGQGQCKKARKPSVKGIGCKDGKDMKVKKKNSQDGKSGNILDSSAVLSPVDSLESPHGYVSDVASPPMMTSPFQQSPSVSLNHLQGMSDPHLAVNHMVMPNKQELARLQFDPLPPRLTHLPVSGSSGQGAMNGQCEWLPRMHGNMSQPGQFNPIRGATGGQGSLHQGGQHGMMTSLHNSHPTTSLSQMMTYQGIQNGRLGPQPHIMQQQAQQLQQMQNLQQLQQQQQQQQQQSIQLQHQNSNTTNSQNFISGELSSPELQQGTGNSSMPIHTILPQETQIMPSSINQSMPSTQFLTPPSQHSYTGPVDNTPNHQVQVPDHPFLTPSPGSPDQWSSSSPHSNMSDWSEGISSPPTNMQSQIGHIPEQFK comes from the exons gTGCCAGGATGGATTCTTAGGAAACAGGTGCCAGTTTATTGACCCCTGCAAGAACCTGCCATGCATGAATGGTGGCACGTGTCGTGCTGAGTCCAGGGGCAACACAGTGGGCTACAAGTGCCGCTGTCCACCTGGATGGTCAG GTAAACAGTGCAACCAACCTGACCCCTGTGGCTCAAACCCATGTGCTAACGGTGGCCAGTGCTCCAATACTGACTCCCAGTTCGTCTGTACCTGCACACAATTTTTCTATGGAAAGACCTGCCGGCAGGATGTCAATGAGTGCGATGCAAACCCATCGCCCTGCAAGAACGGCGGTTTGTGCATCAATGAGGTCGGTGGGTATCGATGCCAGTGTCCTCAGGAGTACACGGGCAAGCACTGCGAGAGCCGCTACCTTCCTTGCAACCCTTCGCCCTGTCTTAATGGAGGCACCTGCATCCAGAAGGGAGAGACCAGCTATGAATGCTCCTGTGTTCCAG GTTTTACTGGAAAAAACTGCAACCACAACATTGACGACTGTCCAGGTCATGAGTGCCAGAATGGAGGAACGTGCGTGGATGGAGTGAATACGTACAACTGCCAGTGTAGACCAGAGTTTACAG GTCAGCTCTGCACAGAGGATGTTGATGAGTGTCAGCTGATGCCCAACGCCTGCCAAAATGGCGGCACGTGCCACAACACCTACGGCAGCtaccagtgtgtgtgcgtgaacGGCTGGACCGGGGACGACTGCAGTGAGAATATTGATGACTGTGCGAGCGCTGCTTGCCACCAGGGGTCCACCTGTCATGACCGGGTAGCTTCTTTTTACTGCGAATGCCCCCACGGCCGCACAG GTCTCCTGTGCCAGCTGGACGATGCCTGCATCAGCAACCCATGTCAGAGGGGCTCCAACTGTGACACCAACCCTGTCAGCGGAAATCACTTATGTACCTGCCCCTCTGGATACGTTGGTGCTTCCTGTGATCAGGATGTTGACGAGTGCTCGCTGG GTTCCAACCCATGTGAGCATGCAGGGAAGTGCATAAACACCAAGGGTTCATTCCAGTGTAAGTGCCAGCAGGGTTATGTGGGGCCGCGCTGTGAGCTGGACATAAACGAGTGCAAGTCGAACCCCTGTAAGAACGAAGCCACCTGCCTGGACCAGATAGGAAACTTCCACTGTATCTGCATGCCAG GCTACGAGGGAAAGTTGTGCGAGATCGATACAGACGAGTGCGCCAGCAGCCCCTGCCTGAACAACGGCAAGTGTATTGACAAGATCAACTCCTTCCACTGCCAGTGCCCCACAG gcTTCACTGGAAACCTCTGCCAGATAGACATCGACGAGTGCGCCAGCACGCCGTGCAAAAATGGCGCCAAGTGCACAGACGGACCCAACAAGTACACCTGCGAGTGCACTGAAG GTTACACTGGGAGGCACTGTGAGACAGACATCAATGAGTGTTACTCAAACCCCTGCCATTACGGTACCTGCATCGACGGCCTGGCCTCCTTCAGCTGCAACTGCAGACTTGGATACACAGGCCGGCTGTGTGAGACCAATATTGACGAGTGTCTGAGCCAGCCATGCAGGAATGGAGGCACCTGTCAGGACAGAGAGAACGCCTACATCTGCATCTGCCCCAAAGGCACTACAG GCATCAATTGTGAAATCAATATtgatgactgcaagagcaatCCCTGTGACTATGGGACCTGCATCGATAAGATCAACGGCTATGAGTGCTCCTGTGAACCAGGCTACACTG GCACCATGTGTAACATCAACATCGACGAGTGCGCCATCAACCCTTGCCACAATGGTGGAACCTGTATTGATGGCATCAACAGGTTCACCTGCTTATGTCCAGATGGTTACTATGATGCCACCTGCTTCTCCCAAGCCAATGAGTGTCTCAGCAATCCTTGCATCCACGGTCACTGTGACGACAAGATCAATGG CTATAAATGCTTGTGCGACTCTGGCTGGAGCGGTAAAAACTGCGACATCAACAACAACGAGTGTGAATCCAACCCATGTATGAATGGAGGCACCTGCAAGGATATGACCAGCGGATACGTTTGCACCTGTCGCATGGGCTTCACTG GACCAAACTGTCAGACAAACATAAACGAGTGCGCCTCCAACCCCTGCCTCAACCAGGGGACGTGCATTGATGATGTTGCAGGCTACAAATGCAACTGTATTCTTCCTTACACAG GGGAGAACTGTGAAACTTTGATGGCTCCCTGTGTTTCCAATCCCTGCAAACATAGAGGAGTGTGTCAAGAGTCAGATGACTATCTGAGCTTCTCCTGCATCTGTCCTGAGGGATGGCAAG GTCAAACCTGTGAGGTGGACATCAAAGAGTGTGTGAAGAATCCATGTCGCAATGGTGCAACCTGCCAGAACACTCTGGGCAGTTACCAGTGTAGCTGCAAACCGGGCTTCAGTGGACGCAACTGTGAAACCAACATCAATGACTGCCAGCCCA ATCCCTGCAGTAACGGGGGTCTCTGCAAAGACGAGGTGAACGGCTTTCTGTGCACCTGCCCGGCCGGCTTCAGGGGAACAAAGTGCGAGGAGGACATCAACGAGTGTGAGAGCAACCCGTGTAAGAACGGAGCCAACTGCACCGACTGCGTCAACAGCTACACGTGTACCTGCCCGCCTGGCTTCAGTGGAATCCATTGTGAAAATAACACTCCTGACTGCACGGAGAG ctcctgctttAATGGTGGCACCTGTGTCGACGGCATCAACACCTTCACATGTCTATGCCCGCCTGGCTTCACTGGCATCTACTGTCAGCATGACATCAACGAGTGTGACTCCAAACCATGTCTGAACGGTGGCACCTGCCATGACAGCTACGGCACCTACAAGTGCACCTGCCCACACGGTTACACTGGACTCAACTGTCAG AACCTAGTTCGTTGGTGTGACTCGTTCCCATGTAAGAATGGGGGAACCTGCTGGCAGAGTGACACCACCTACACTTGCAAGTGTGAGACTGGCTGGACGGGCCATTACTGTGATGTCCCAAGTGTTTCCTGTGAGGTGGCAGCCAAGCAGAGAG GTGTTGATGTTGCCCACCTGTGCCGTAACTCGGGTCAGTGTCTGGACGCAGGAAACGTTCACTACTGCCACTGTCAGGCCGGGTACACTGGGAGCTATTGTGAGGAGCAGGTAGATGAATGCACCCCGAATCCCTGCCAGAATGGAGCCACCTGCACGGACTTCTTAGGCGGATATACCTGCAAG tGCATGCCAGGCTACATGGGGACCAACTGCTCGGACGAGATCAATGAATGCTTCTCCCAGCCGTGCCAGAACGGGGGCACCTGCATTGACCTGATCAATACCTACAAATGCTCCTGTCCCCGGGGAACCCAAG GTGTGCACTGCGAGATCAATATCGATGACTGCAACCCTTTCACAGACCCGGTCACCAAAGAGCCAAAGTGCTTCAACAAAGGGACGTGTGTGGATCGAGTCGGAGGCTACCACTGCATCTGCCCTGCAGGATATGTAGGGGAGCGCTGCGAGGGAGACGTCAACGAGTGTCTGTCCAACCCATGTGACCCTGTGGGCACGTACAGCTGCATCCAACTCACCAACAATTACCGTTGCGAGTGTCGCACCGGATACACAG GTCAGCGCTGTGAGACAGTGTTCGATGGCTGTAAAGGTAAACCATGCCGAAACGGAGGGACCTGTGCTGTAGCCAGTAACACTCCACATGGCTTCATTTGCAAATGTCCACCT GGCTTTACTGGCTCCACATGTGAATCTGACGCCCAAGCCTGCGGTAGCCTTCACTGTCGCAATGGAGGCACCTGCATCTCCAGTCACAAGAGCCCCAAGTGTCTGTGCCCTCCATCATTCACTGGGCCTGAGTGTCAACATCCCACTAACAGTCCCTGTAATTCAAACCCTTGCTACAATGGTGGTACATGTGAATACACCTCAGAGGCGCCATACTACCAGTGCGTCTGCCCCTCAAACTTCAATGGTCATGGCTGCCACATCCTGGATTACAACTTCCAGGGGGGATTTGGCCGTGACATTCTGCCGCCTCGGGATGTGGAGGAGCCCTGCACAATCCCAAAGTGTGAGGAGTTTAAGCACAACAAGTTCTGTGATGTGCTCTGTAACAACCACGCGTGCGGTTGGGACAACGGTGACTGCTCGCTCAACTTTGACGATCCATGGAAGAACTGCTCCGCCTCGCTGCAGTGCTGGAGATACTTCAACGATGGAAAGTGTGATTCACAGTGTGATAATGCTGGATGTCTCTTTGATGGATTTGACTGTCAGAAACTGGAAGGACAGTGCAA ccCCCTGTATGACCAGTACTGCAAAGACCACTATGCTGATGGCCACTGCGACCAGGGCTGCAACAATGCTGAGTGTGAGTGGGACGGCTTGGACTGTGCCAGTAACATGCCTGAGAAGCTTGCACTGGGCCAGTTGGTCATAGTGGTCCACATCACCCCCGAGCAGCTCCTCAACAATTCCTTTGGCTTCCTGCGTGAGCTGAGCCGCGTCCTTCGAACCAACGTGTTATTCAGGAAGGACACCAAGGGGCAGATGATGGTATACCCATACTATGGGAATGAACACGAGCTGAAGAAGTACAACGTAAAGCGCTCGGTGGGTTCATGGTCAGATGTTTCTAGTAAAGTGCTGAACGTGGTGAAGAGGAGCCTGTATAATGTGGCAGGAGGAAGTAGGAGGGTGAAAAGGGAGCTGGATCACCTGCAGATTAAAGG TTCAGTTGTTTACTTGGAAGTAGACAACCGTCAATGCTTCCAGCAGTCCACTGAATGTTTCCAGAACACCAACGATGCTGCAGCCTTCCTTGGGGCTTTGGCGTCCAGCGACAAATTGGATATTCCCTACAAAATTGAGGCTGTTTATA GCGGTACGGACGTTCCCGAGGTATGGGGTCACACCATCTACTTGGTACTGGGCGGCGTAGGGATACTGGTCTTACTCGGAGTCGGGATGGTGGCTGCCCGAAAGCGCCGCCATGAGCATGGGCGCCTCTGGCTCCCTGAGGGCTTCAAGCCCACGGAGACCAGCAAGAAGAAGAGACGTGAACCTGTCGGAGAGGATTCAGTAGGATTAAA GCCACTGAAAAACATATCAGACATTTCACTCATGGACGACACGCAGAATGAATGGGGAGAGGACGAGCCTTCGGATGCTAAACGCTTCAGG CAGTTTGACGAGCAGGCAATCCTGGAGGTCGACAACCAGACAGACCATCGCCAGTGGACACAGCAGCATCTTGATGCCGCTGACCTGCGCATCCCCTCCATTGCTCCCACACCCCCACAGGGTGAGATTGAGAATGACTGCATGGATGTCAACGTCCGGGGACCAG ATGGATTCACACCCCTGATGATTGCATCCTGCAGTGGGGGAGGTTTAGAGACAGGCAAcagcgaggaagaggaggatgcaTCTGCCAACGTGATTAACGACTTTATCTATCAGGGCGCTAATCTTCACAACCAAACTGACCGTACAGGTGAAACCGCTCTTCACCTGGCTGCCCGCTACGCTCGCTCCGACGCTGCCAAGCGTTTGCTGGAGGCCAGTGCTGATGCCAACATCCAGGACAACATGGGCCGGACGCCTCTGCATGCTGCGGTGGCGGCTGACGCCCAGGGGGTGTTCCAG ATTCTGATAAGGAACCGTGCCACAGACCTCGATGCCCGCATGCATGATGGCACTACACCACTAATCTTGGCTGCCAGGCTGGCAGTGGAGGGCATGGTAGAAGAGCTCATAAACTGTCATGCTGACGTCAATGCAACCGATGATTTTG gtAAATCAGCCCTACACTGggcagcagcagtaaataacGTGGAGGCTGCTATTGTGCTTCTGAAGAAAGGGGCCAACAAAGACATGCAAAACAACAAG gaGGAAACCCCTCTATTCTTGGCTGCCAGGGAAGGAAGCTACGAGACTGCCAAGGTCTTACTGGACCACTTCGCGAACAGGGAAATAAGTGACCACATGGACCGGCTACCCAGAGACATTGCACAGGAAAGAATGCATCATGACATTGTGCGGCTGATGGACGAGTACAACCTGGTACAAAGTCCTCCTATGCATGGAGGGTCACTCGGCACCACATTATCACCTCCTCTGTGCTCACCCAATGGCTACCTGGGTGGCATGAAGCAGCCACCGCCTCAAGGTCAGGGCCAGTGCAAAAAGGCACGGAAACCCAGCGTCAAGGGCATTGGCTGCAAGGACGGCAAAGACAtgaaggtgaagaagaagaattctCAGGATGGGAAGTCTGGGAATATCTTGGACAGCTCAGCTGTTCTGTCACCCGTTGACTCTCTGGAGTCTCCACATGGTTATGTCTCTGACGTGGCCTCGCCACCCATGATGACCTCACCTTTCCAGCAGTCACCATCTGTATCCCTGAACCATCTGCAGGGTATGTCTGACCCACACCTGGCTGTAAACCACATGGTGATGCCAAACAAGCAGGAGCTGGCTCGATTGCAGTTTGACCCACTGCCTCCCCGTCTTACCCATCTTCCCGTGTCTGGCTCCAGTGGCCAGGGCGCCATGAACGGCCAGTGTGAATGGCTACCCAGGATGCACGGCAACATGAGCCAGCCAGGGCAGTTCAACCCAATAAGAGGAGCTACTGGTGGTCAGGGTAGTCTGCACCAAGGAGGGCAACATGGTATGATGACCTCCCTGCACAACAGCCACCCCACCACAAGCCTGTCGCAGATGATGACCTACCAGGGAATCCAGAACGGCAGACTGGGCCCACAGCCCCACATCATGCAGCAGCAGGctcaacagctgcagcagatgcagaatctgcagcagcttcaacaacagcagcagcagcagcaacaacagagcATCCAGCTGCAGCACCAGAACTCAAACACCACCAACAGCCAGAACTTCATCAGCGGAGAGCTTAGTTCCCCAGAGCTACAGCAGGGTACAGGCAACTCCAGTATGCCCATCCACACCATCTTGCCACAGGAGACCCAAATTATGCCCTCCTCCATTAACCAGTCTATGCCTAGCACCCAGTTCCTCACCCCGCCCTCGCAGCACAGTTATACAGGCCCTGTGGACAACACCCCAAACCATCAAGTTCAGGTGCCAGACCACCCTTTTCTGACCCCCTCCCCTGGCTCCCCTGATCAGTGGTCTAGTTCATCTCCTCATTCCAACATGTCCGACTGGTCTGAGGGCATTTCAAGCCCACCAACAAACATGCAGTCTCAGATTGGACATATACCagaacagtttaaataa